In one Antennarius striatus isolate MH-2024 chromosome 15, ASM4005453v1, whole genome shotgun sequence genomic region, the following are encoded:
- the LOC137608464 gene encoding tubulin alpha-1C chain-like: MRECISVHVGQAGVQIGNACWELYCLEHGIQPDGQMPSDKTIGGGDDSFNTFFSETGAGKHVPRAVFVDLEPTVIDEVRTGTYRQLFHPEQLITGKEDAANNYARGHYTIGKEHIDLVLDKIRKLADQCTGLQGFLIFHSFGGGTGSGFTSLLMERLSVDYGKKSKLEFSVYPAPQVSTAVVEPYNSILTTHTTLEHSDCAFMVDNEAIYDICRRNLDIECPTYTNLNRLISQIVSSITASLRFDGALNVDLTEFQTNLVPYPRIHFPLATYAPVISAEKAYHEQLTVSEITNACFEPANQMVKCDPRHGKYMACCLLYRGDVVPKDVNAAIAAIKTKRTIQFVDWCPTGFKVGINYQPPTVVPGGDLAKVQRAVCMLSNTTAIAEAWARLDHKFDLMYAKRAFVHWYVGEGMEEGEFSEAREDMAALEKDYEEVGTDSGDGEEDDYGEEY, translated from the exons ATG CGTGAGTGTATCTCTGTGCACGTCGGACAGGCCGGTGTTCAGATCggcaatgcatgctgggagctgTACTGCCTGGAACATGGGATTCAGCCAGATGGACAGATGCCCAGTGACAAGACcattggaggaggagatgattcCTTCAACACCTTCTTCAGTGAGACTGGAGCTGGGAAGCATGTCCCCAGAGCGGTGTTTGTTGACCTTGAACCCACCGTCATTG ATGAGGTGCGAACTGGAACCTACCGACAGCTGTTCCACCCTGAACAGCTGATCACTGGCAAGGAAGACGCAGCCAACAACTACGCCCGTGGTCACTACACCATCGGCAAAGAGCACATTGATCTTGTGCTGGACAAGATCCGCAAACTG GCTGACCAATGCACCGGACTCCAGGGGTTCCTGATCTTCCACAGCTTCGGAGGAGGCACCGGTTCTGGTTTCACATCTCTTCTGATGGAGCGTCTGTCTGTTGACTATGGAAAGAAGTCCAAGCTGGAGTTCTCGGTCTACCCAGCTCCTCAGGTGTCCACCGCTGTGGTGGAGCCCTACAACTCCATCCTGACCACCCACACCACACTGGAGCACTCTGACTGCGCGTTCATGGTTGATAATGAGGCCATCTATGATATCTGTCGTAGAAACCTTGACATTGAGTGTCCCACTTACACCAATCTGAATAGGTTGATCAGTCAGATCGTGTCCTCCATCACTGCTTCCCTTCGTTTTGATGGGGCCCTCAATGTGGACCTGACAGAGTTTCAGACCAATTTGGTGCCTTACCCCCGAATCCACTTCCCTTTGGCAACCTACGCCCCGGTCATCTCCGCTGAGAAGGCCTACCATGAGCAGCTAACTGTGTCAGAGATCACCAATGCCTGCTTCGAGCCGGCCAATCAGATGGTGAAATGTGACCCTCGCCACGGCAAATACATGGCTTGCTGCCTTCTGTATCGCGGGGATGTGGTGCCAAAGGATGTCAATGCTGCTATTGCTGCCATCAAGACCAAACGCACTATCcagtttgtggactggtgccccACTGGTTTCAAGGTTGGTATCAACTACCAGCCCCCCACTGTAGTTCCTGGGGGAGACCTGGCCAAAGTCCAGAGGGCTGTGTGCATGCTGAGCAACACCACTGCCATTGCAGAGGCTTGGGCTCGCCTTGACCACAAGTTTGATCTGATGTACGCCAAGCGTGCGTTTGTCCACTGGTACGTTGGTGAGGGGATGGAGGAAGGAGAGTTCTCTGAAGCCAGGGAGGACATGGCAGCTTTGGAGAAGGATTACGAGGAGGTGGGAACTGATAGTGGGGACGGGGAGGAAGACGATTATGGGGAGGAATATTAG